In Euphorbia lathyris chromosome 10, ddEupLath1.1, whole genome shotgun sequence, the DNA window tctcatctcctaaactcaatggaaaagttaaataaggatcaaatccataacaaaattaaTGATCAGGGActcaatatgaaaaaataattgaccagggacttgatccttaaaataggtaaagtttaagggtttaattatgctttttgcctaaataTAAATAGAGTAGAATTTTCTAGCTGAGAAATATCAGGACAATATCGGGTCCGGCCATGTATTTTAGACACACtaaacctaattttttttataaataaatttaaatttaataaatataaaagttAATTAATTGCTAAACTTATTAATATAGGTAAAATGAGTAAAATTTACATCGAAAACCTAGAGTGACAAATaatatgaattaaaaaaaatctttttttaacAAATAATATGAACGAGAGAGGgagtaatattttttaattcaatatttatttttaatatatattatacaaTTAAACTATTTAATACTTTCagtatttataatattcaacacttaaaatttaatatttattttttcaacagttaattttaagttttatcaaactcacctaagtctttttttttatcttttttgttagaaaaaaaacaaaatttgactaaaccctaaacccaaaGTCTTAAATCCTAAATTCAAAACCCTAAAACTTTAAACTCTAAACTAACGTTGGAAGTaacaatatattaattttattaatttttcttgTGCATCACATACTAATTTAtcattaatataatttaaagaATCACATCTAATTAATTACTGATAAGATTCTAGTGTCATATAATTtgcctatttttatttttattattttatttttgtgggCCGTAAAAACAGTGGATTGagctaaaaaaatcaactattCATTGGGATTTTGGCCCATTAATTTCGGATAAATCTCAAAGTCCATTTTTATAAAGTTTGGGAATGAATActgaaaaaatatattcatgTCATTTTCAAAACCAAGCAtagccaaatttttttttcatttcagagattcttATAGTGATTTGAAAAAATGGAGAATCACTATTTACCTCTCTATCGTATTGGAGAGTATTTTACtatttcttaaaaaataaaacaaataaaggtTTTTTTAGGTGAGATATTATGAAagattttaatataatattaataaaaatattatgtgaattgaaataaattagataatatatttttggaaTCTAGGAAATGAAGTAATGGTTAGAAAAAATAGAGATGAAAAGTTTGAACTAGAGTTAGAGTTGCCAAAAGCAACATTAATTTGTTTAAACTATCATAAttctttgggtaaataatttattagtcctctagtttttacctaacacactgtttagtccatctattttgaaaaacacattataaggtccctaacttttaGAGATGTATATCAAATGATAGTCTCATGTATTCATACCTTCAAATGACCATTTTTGTGTCTCCTATAAACAGCTTTCGCAATGTCATTTGATACCACATAGCCAGGACCATGTGCCCACGGCGGGTAATAATTCTGAGGCCATTCCTTTACTCAAGGGAAATTAAAGAACAAGAAGCACGTAAGACAACACATGCTACagaaaagtgaaaaaaaaaatagtaaatcaACATATATTTTGCAGAAAGTTACCTCCAGGCTGATGTACCATTTACTGTTAGCATTCCTGTGGGGCTGGGAATTATAGGTGATCAAACCATAAAGAAGCCCATTTGTCACATTTGTTTTAGTCAAAGAAGCAAGAACTTCATCTACTTGAACAAATGCATCATCGTCTGTTTTCATGACATACTTGGCCGAAACAATTTCTGCCTGTCAAAAAGACAAAATGAGCCAACAAAAAACCACATTCTACATACACAAATAAGTGAAAACTTACCCTAAAAATACAGATTGTTATAGTCTTCCACGTTATAAGGCTATAATAGTCGACAAAAGGCAACAGCTGTATGTCTCCGTATGTTTGTAGCTCATCTCCGAGCTGTTCATTGACCATCTGGTTCTTGTGCTACAAAACATGATTTCAttcaaatttatactttgtttgGGTTAATCATGAGACTCAGACTATAGCTTTTTAGGATAAAACTGAATAGATATCATAATCAATCCAAGAAAATTGCACATGATGTATGGAAGGAAGCCCACTCAATAATGAAAACAACTTGAACATCTTGTCTAGCATGATAAAATTAGATGAACCATAACATCACTAACCAGACCAACAAAAAAGCGCACTGCAACCTCTCTTGTCTTTACTGCTGGGTATTGCATCCATGTTCTACGAACAACCATCCCGCGCTCAAAATTATTGGCAGAAGAAAACACACCAACAAAGAGATCTAGTGGCTGGTGCGGCACTAGTTGAGCTGATTTCAGTGACTCCAAATCAACAATGTGTTCTGATTCCTCAAATGAGGGTAATCCACTCGCCAGTACCGATATTAATTTCAAGTCTCCAGATATCCTTACTTCACTAATGAGCCATGGCTCCAAACTCTATAGACATCACATGAAAAGAATGAGCAAAAGCAAGTATACATTCCAATAAAATGATAGAAATGCTAACTAAGAGgaaaacaatagaaatacttcACGATAAGCGAAAGATGTTATGTGCTTTCCATCAATTGTCATCTGAATCCCTTCCTCTCCCACACTAAGTGTCATAACAGACAAGTACCCTTGCTTAAATGGGAAATACCTTCTAACTCTAGATCTGTTCTTAGACGTCGATGACGATACAGAAATGTTTGAGGATCCGGTAAACTTATAATCTTTACCCACCAATTCATTGCACAGGTTCAACTTATCAACTGCTCTACATGAGAAAAAGGAAGCTCAGAATtgagaaatatatataaaaatagtgCATACCTCTTTACATTTATAGGCCGGAATAGAGAAATATCCAATAATATGCCTTGATCATAGTTTATTATATATGGCTCAAAACTAGGAGCAGGTTACAAATGTAAGATAAATCTATATCAATTAATTCCTTCTTAATCTCATAATTTCTTTAAGGAGACTAAAATGAAAAGTTTCAGTTCATTTTCTATTCATTACCATATATGTCATTTCAAATATTGAAGCTTGAATATTTTCCCATGTATTAGTAGTATTTCACTGAAAGAATAAGGAAAAAGGCTAGGAGAGAAGCAAGAACATCAAGTTAAAAATTCCTAGATGCCCAAAGACATTAACATTTCTACTTGAGAAATTAGAATACTTTGATGGTAAAGAATGATACAAAACATTAATGTTTGGTGCAGTGGTAATAAGAAGAGACGAAAACTTCAATACCTTTCTTGTTATCTTCAGGAACAGATGAATGGCACCGCTCCTCTCCCCCCCAATCATGGTTTGTTGTCCATGTGTTTTGAACAATCACAGGATCCTTAGTTAACTTATCACCTAGAAGTCGAATATTATAATGCAGAATAATGGGAGGCTGAGGCTCTCCTGAGAGTGGTTTCCCTGATAAGTCAATCTGGAAACTACCAAGAAGACCATTAGGAATGCCTATTATTGTAATTGCAGTACCCTGAATAAAGTCACAAGGAATCCGTAACTTATAACCATCATCTCCAAATTCTGTGTCATTCATTATGTTGAGAAAATAAGGGCATTTTTTCTCCTTCACATCATGAAGCGAACTTTTATTCACATTTCCTTGTTCCCTCTTCATAAAATAGTCCACGAGGCTTTCCCAGGCACCTTGAGCTTCCGTAATAGCCCCCATTGCATTAGTAAGACCTTGTGAATAGTTTACCAAGTGCCTCATATGGTGCCATGTCAGTAATGAATTCTGAATTTCATAGGAAAAGTTCCTTCTGATAAAGAGACTAGATACTACCGTTCCTGTAGAAACCACATGACTAGCAGAATTTGGGCTATAAAATGCAGGTGAAGGTCCAAGATCAGTCAATTCAAGAGGATTAGATAAATTCATACCAATCGGATTCAACAATGTTCTCTCCCTAAAACTATTTTTCATCACACCTGCTCTTAGAACCATCATCACAAAAAGAAACACAATAAGAAAACTTAGAAGCCCTTTCTTCATTTTTGCTTAACTGACCTTCGCTGAAATCAATGATGGTTACATTCCCAAAGGCGTCTCTGAAAAATCAGAGGCCTATAAATAGGGAGAGAGGAGGGTATATAGGAAATGCATTGAGCTTGAGCAACAATCTCCTAACCTGAACCAAAATCAAGTGTAAGTTTTCCAATCAACCAATCCGACTCatttggggtaaatttcatcaatggtgtacaacatttgtctcatttcacactttggtgtacaaccttcaatttgtctcactaatatgtacgaccttataggtgacctcccactttggtgtatagcaggtaaaaatgaccgatcAACActtggtcaacgcgccacctcagcatTTTTCATATACCCATttaaaaaagtgggacccacttcTTATTcaattactaaaatatcctTCCCTTTTATACAATTACTAAAAAACCCTTATCCCCTTCCTTGCAACCCCTCTctatctttccctttctctctaaaaaactTTCAATCTTTCCTTTCAAATACAATAATGAATTTGTACTTTCTAAATCCATGTTAGACCTTTCATTTTCTCTGCACAAAATTGTTAATTCAAAATTATCAATCAACCATCTTTACAATTACAAATTTATAACATGTTTTTATGTACCAAAGAGCTACTGGTTGAGCGTCTTTTCCTTAATAAGATCCCAGTTTTGAGTCTATttggtttttttaattatgCAATTCATTGGAGATCTGCAGCTTTCCTGCTTCtggttttttcttcttttcgttCTCTTTTTCTAGCATTTCGTTACCAGGTTACCTCATTCCAAAAACCAAATTGAAGTAAGAACAGTCATCATCTTGGGTGGTTCTTTTTCCTCTCCCTTCTTTGAAGGAGGAGGTTTATTTTTCAGTGCTTCTTTTTCGACCGTTTTATCAGAAATATCTTATTCTATATTCACCAGGTTCATTTTCGGTGCTTCTTCGATAGTTTTATCAGCAATATCTTGTCTTATTCTCCTATCTTCATTCTCTTTTTCTCGACCTAttcattttctatttctttGTTATCTTCTATATTGCTTCTTCAGAATCTGGTGCTGTATTATCTGAGTTACAACACCAGATTTTGATATTTCTTTTGAATCGCTGAGCTTGGTTGAGTTAGGAGATGTTGAGAAATCGGTTGAGCAGTGGTTTAAGGTTAGTGGACTGTTTGTTTTTTAAACCGGGAGAGACGAGTTTGATCCTGAAGAACAATAAATAAAGGAGGGAAATTAGATGAAAATGAGGTTGTTAAATGTTGAAAAAAAGTGTGGTAATGTCAATGGATTCAATCCCAGAATTGTTTTGTTGCTATTAAGAGAGATTGAAAGTTTTTGAGAAAGAGAGAGGGggggatttagagagagagaggggttaCAAGGAAGGGGATAAGGGTTTTTTAGTAATTGTATAAAGGGGAAGGGTATTTTAATAATTGAACAAgaagtgggtcccacttttttaaTGGGTAGATGAAAAATGCtgatgtggcgcgttgaccaaacgttgaccggtcatttttacctgttatacatcaaagtgtgaggtcacctataaggtcgtacatattagtgagacaaaatgaaggttgtacaccaaagtgtgaaatgaggcaaaggttgtacaccattgatgaaatttacccgactCATTTGAGAACGAAAGATTCAAACTACAGAAATACATTAACTTAATGATGAGAATGCACAacattttatcaaatttaaCGGTCATTCAGTTCAGTCCTTAAATTCCTGTAATCATAAAATGCATGTGCCATGATCAAGTGGTTACAAACGCCGATTACTAAGTAGCTAGTAGGGGTTCCTACTTCCTTTGGAATTTTGAACTCCATAGTTAATAAAATTTAGGAAAAGATAAACAAAAGCAAACTTCAATCTGAAACTAAGTTGCATTGATAAATCAAAAACCGCAACAATCGGAGACATATAATCTATCACTTTTAAAACTAAGCTCCATCAAATGTACAGATAACAGAAATCAAATAAATGACACCAAGAAGTTGAAGCCagaaacacaaaaacaaacgCTAATCTGACGCGTACTTACAGATAgaatagaaaaagaaagagagacATACCTGAGCAGAAAGAGCAAAGACGAATGAAGTAGAACAGATGAAGAAGAAATGATGAAAGTTTTGGAAAGGAAGTTAAACTTTCGAATTTCCCGAATAAACTTCAACTGTACGCCAAATGGCGGTTGTTGTGTTGTGTGTGTCGATATTTTCTATTCAAAGGGTTTCTCATTATACTGAAGGAGGGAGTATATAATTTTCGGAATTCGGAGCATAATTTCCACCGGCCGTGCCTgcatttgttttttcttttatagtttaaatttaaataaaataaaataaaaatttgaataaGTTGAGTTTAATTCCATTACTCACTCTGCTGAACTAACAAGATTTAATCATCTTCTAAT includes these proteins:
- the LOC136208043 gene encoding beta-1,3-galactosyltransferase GALT1-like; its protein translation is MKKGLLSFLIVFLFVMMVLRAGVMKNSFRERTLLNPIGMNLSNPLELTDLGPSPAFYSPNSASHVVSTGTVVSSLFIRRNFSYEIQNSLLTWHHMRHLVNYSQGLTNAMGAITEAQGAWESLVDYFMKREQGNVNKSSLHDVKEKKCPYFLNIMNDTEFGDDGYKLRIPCDFIQGTAITIIGIPNGLLGSFQIDLSGKPLSGEPQPPIILHYNIRLLGDKLTKDPVIVQNTWTTNHDWGGEERCHSSVPEDNKKVDKLNLCNELVGKDYKFTGSSNISVSSSTSKNRSRVRRYFPFKQGYLSVMTLSVGEEGIQMTIDGKHITSFAYRESLEPWLISEVRISGDLKLISVLASGLPSFEESEHIVDLESLKSAQLVPHQPLDLFVGVFSSANNFERGMVVRRTWMQYPAVKTREVAVRFFVGLHKNQMVNEQLGDELQTYGDIQLLPFVDYYSLITWKTITICIFRAEIVSAKYVMKTDDDAFVQVDEVLASLTKTNVTNGLLYGLITYNSQPHRNANSKWYISLEEWPQNYYPPWAHGPGYVVSNDIAKAVYRRHKNGHLKV